Proteins from a genomic interval of Elusimicrobiota bacterium:
- a CDS encoding pyridoxal-phosphate dependent enzyme produces the protein MAQEPLSISDVLVARKRITGFVTNTPLRKSHWMSDVSQAEVWMKLENLQVTGSFKYRGALNAMT, from the coding sequence ATGGCTCAAGAACCGCTCAGTATCTCAGATGTGCTGGTGGCCCGTAAGCGCATCACAGGTTTCGTGACCAATACGCCTTTGCGGAAAAGTCACTGGATGTCCGATGTTTCCCAGGCGGAAGTCTGGATGAAGCTTGAGAACCTGCAAGTGACAGGCAGCTTCAAGTATCGGGGCGCCCTCAATGCCATGACTT